The following are encoded in a window of Phycisphaerae bacterium genomic DNA:
- a CDS encoding HypC/HybG/HupF family hydrogenase formation chaperone, with amino-acid sequence MMCLAVPGKIIECGDEQALVDFQGNRLKISRVLTPEANAGDWVLVHAGFSICTIQEQDALETWSYLKQSYGTDIDETVGAGADP; translated from the coding sequence ATGATGTGTCTCGCGGTTCCAGGCAAGATCATTGAATGTGGAGACGAGCAGGCCCTCGTCGATTTTCAGGGCAATCGGCTGAAGATCAGTCGCGTGCTCACCCCCGAGGCGAATGCCGGCGACTGGGTGCTCGTTCATGCCGGTTTCTCAATCTGCACCATTCAGGAGCAGGATGCACTCGAGACGTGGAGCTACTTGAAGCAATCTTACGGAACGGACATCGATGAGACCGTCGGCGCGGGAGCGGACCCATGA